In one Ornithinimicrobium pratense genomic region, the following are encoded:
- a CDS encoding peptidylprolyl isomerase, with translation MNVTLHTNHGDINLVLFPHAAPKTVENFVGLAKGEKEYQDEAGRTSPQPFYDGLIFHRIIPGFMIQGGCPLGEGFGGPGYTFDDEISPDHNFNQPYMLAMANAGKRMGKGTNGSQFFITVEATSWLQGKHTIFGEVADQGSRDVVDAIAAVPTGANDKPVEPVVVERVSVGE, from the coding sequence ATGAACGTCACGTTGCACACCAACCACGGCGACATCAACCTGGTCCTCTTCCCCCACGCCGCACCCAAGACGGTCGAGAACTTCGTGGGTCTGGCCAAGGGTGAGAAGGAGTACCAGGACGAGGCGGGGCGCACCTCCCCACAGCCGTTCTACGACGGGCTGATCTTCCACCGGATCATTCCGGGTTTCATGATCCAGGGTGGTTGCCCCCTGGGTGAGGGCTTCGGCGGTCCCGGTTACACCTTCGACGATGAGATCAGCCCCGACCACAACTTCAACCAGCCCTACATGCTCGCCATGGCCAACGCCGGCAAGCGCATGGGCAAGGGCACCAACGGCTCGCAGTTCTTCATCACCGTCGAGGCGACCAGTTGGCTGCAGGGCAAGCACACGATCTTCGGTGAGGTGGCCGACCAGGGCTCCCGCGATGTCGTCGACGCCATCGCCGCGGTCCCGACTGGCGCCAACGACAAGCCGGTGGAGCCGGTCGTCGTCGAGCGCGTCTCCGTCGGCGAGTGA
- a CDS encoding rhomboid family intramembrane serine protease: protein MDCVREGSRTIPTPQTRFGAPVRVDDRPLVTWTLLGLCIAVYIGQLANPAVTSTLAFRGFLGGSEPWRFLTSAFVHSPSSLLHILFNMYILFAFGPTLEQAMGRAKFLATYLLCAIGGSVGVLLLATPNPGWFVPVVGASGAIFGLLFLYVVMALRAGSVPGTLLLMIGINLALPFFVGGIAWQAHVGGAITGAAIGGLLTLTSAPGRSEQAQRRRRLIWPALAGVAVLLVALSVWRILAVMGPGAFTLV, encoded by the coding sequence GTGGACTGTGTCCGGGAGGGCAGCCGCACTATCCCCACGCCGCAGACCCGGTTCGGGGCGCCGGTGCGCGTTGACGACCGCCCCTTGGTCACCTGGACGCTGCTGGGTCTGTGCATCGCGGTCTACATCGGCCAGCTGGCCAACCCGGCCGTCACCAGCACCCTGGCCTTCCGGGGTTTCTTGGGCGGCAGCGAGCCCTGGCGCTTCCTGACCTCGGCATTCGTGCACTCCCCGAGCAGCCTGCTGCACATCCTGTTCAACATGTACATCCTGTTCGCCTTCGGGCCGACCCTGGAGCAGGCGATGGGTCGGGCGAAGTTCCTCGCCACCTACCTGCTCTGCGCCATCGGCGGATCGGTGGGCGTGCTGCTGCTGGCCACTCCCAACCCAGGCTGGTTCGTCCCGGTCGTCGGTGCGTCCGGCGCGATCTTCGGCCTGCTCTTCCTGTATGTCGTGATGGCGCTGCGGGCGGGCTCGGTCCCGGGCACGCTGCTGCTGATGATCGGGATCAACCTGGCCCTGCCCTTTTTCGTCGGCGGCATCGCCTGGCAGGCCCACGTCGGGGGTGCCATCACCGGCGCGGCCATCGGCGGGTTGCTGACCCTGACCTCGGCGCCGGGACGCTCGGAGCAGGCCCAGCGCCGACGGCGGCTGATCTGGCCCGCGCTCGCCGGCGTCGCCGTGCTGCTCGTCGCGCTTTCGGTGTGGCGGATCCTGGCCGTCATGGGCCCGGGGGCCTTCACGCTCGTCTGA
- a CDS encoding cell division protein CrgA: MPKSRGRDGARQRAGAATDTGPQTQSLPSNPSWFVPIMCGLMILGVLWVATFYITAGNWPVGDWGYWNLGIGMGLIMAGFVMATRWR; encoded by the coding sequence GTGCCCAAGTCCCGCGGCCGAGACGGAGCCCGGCAGCGCGCCGGAGCAGCCACCGACACCGGTCCCCAGACGCAGTCTCTGCCCAGCAACCCTTCGTGGTTCGTGCCCATCATGTGCGGGCTGATGATCCTCGGCGTGCTGTGGGTGGCGACCTTCTACATCACCGCGGGCAACTGGCCCGTCGGCGACTGGGGCTACTGGAACCTCGGCATCGGCATGGGCCTGATCATGGCTGGCTTCGTCATGGCCACCCGCTGGCGCTAG
- a CDS encoding DUF881 domain-containing protein — MDTAKPRADPQPGPSGPPGRSGGRIGVTVLCLLAGLLFGTSASLAREDPTGTPSDLPQLITARDRQVRSLTQQAETLGKEVHALRDARASSQTGQIVNTADTLAPVVGLSAVSGPATAVTLDDAGYTRDTLPEGYSVDDVVVHQQDLQGVINALWAGGAEAIMVQDQRIIATSAVQCVGNTLYLQGRVYSPPYTVTAIGDPEALHAALEADPVVQTYRDWSAAVGLGYEVADLGETELPAFVGSVRPQHANIVRTDGD; from the coding sequence ATGGACACCGCCAAGCCAAGAGCCGACCCGCAGCCCGGGCCGAGCGGTCCTCCTGGCCGCTCGGGGGGCCGGATCGGGGTCACCGTGCTCTGCCTCCTGGCGGGTCTCCTCTTCGGGACCAGCGCCTCCCTCGCGCGGGAGGACCCCACCGGGACCCCGAGCGATCTGCCCCAGCTGATCACGGCCAGGGACCGCCAGGTGCGCAGCCTCACCCAGCAGGCGGAGACCCTGGGCAAGGAGGTGCACGCGCTGCGCGATGCCCGCGCCAGCAGCCAGACCGGCCAGATCGTCAACACCGCGGACACCTTGGCCCCCGTCGTCGGACTGTCCGCCGTGAGCGGCCCAGCCACCGCGGTGACCCTGGACGACGCGGGCTACACCCGGGACACTCTGCCCGAGGGCTACTCCGTCGACGACGTCGTGGTCCACCAGCAGGACCTGCAGGGGGTGATCAACGCCCTGTGGGCCGGCGGCGCCGAGGCGATCATGGTCCAGGACCAACGCATCATCGCCACCAGCGCCGTGCAGTGCGTCGGCAACACCCTCTATCTGCAGGGCCGTGTCTACTCCCCGCCCTACACGGTCACCGCGATCGGCGACCCCGAGGCCCTGCATGCCGCGCTGGAGGCCGACCCCGTGGTGCAGACCTACCGGGACTGGTCTGCCGCCGTGGGACTCGGCTATGAGGTCGCGGACCTGGGCGAGACCGAGCTGCCGGCCTTCGTCGGCAGTGTCCGACCCCAGCACGCGAACATCGTCCGCACCGACGGCGACTGA